In the genome of Deinococcus deserti VCD115, one region contains:
- the pgi gene encoding glucose-6-phosphate isomerase, whose product MSAALTETPAWQALQAHFETLHSVHLRDLFAADPGRGERLTAEGAGLYLDYSKHRVTDETLDLLVALAHARGLPERRDAMFGGEKINVTEGRAVLHTALRAPRGSDVLVDGRNVVPDVHEVLERMAAFAQQVRSGSWLGHTGKPIRAIVNIGIGGSDLGPVMAYEALRHYAQRELTVRFVSNVDGTDLVEKTRDLTAEETLFIVSSKTFTTQETMANAQSARAWLLSALGDEAAVARHFVAVSTNAEAVQKFGIDTANMFEFWDWVGGRYSMDSAIGLSLMLAIGPDGFRELLSGFHDMDEHFRTAPLEANLPVLMGLLGVWYNNFFGAETLAVLPYDQYLAYFPAYLQQLDMESNGKHVTLDGQEVTYQTGPVVWGQPGTNGQHAFYQLIHQGTKLIPCDFIAFAQTLNPLPLPGGAPHHDLLMANVFAQTEALAFGKTLEEVLAEGVDAALAPHRVFDGNRPTSTLLVDRLTPRTLGALIALYEHKVFVQGVIWDVNSFDQWGVELGKVLARRIVKELGADEPELSHDSSTNALIRRYRERR is encoded by the coding sequence ATGAGCGCCGCACTGACCGAGACGCCGGCTTGGCAGGCCCTGCAAGCCCATTTCGAAACCCTCCACAGCGTGCATCTGCGTGACCTGTTCGCCGCTGATCCCGGCCGCGGCGAGCGCCTGACCGCTGAAGGTGCGGGCCTGTACCTGGATTACAGCAAGCACCGCGTGACCGATGAAACCCTGGATCTGCTCGTGGCCCTGGCGCACGCCCGGGGTCTGCCGGAGCGGCGTGACGCGATGTTCGGCGGAGAGAAGATCAACGTGACCGAGGGCCGTGCTGTACTGCACACCGCCCTGCGCGCGCCACGTGGCTCGGACGTTCTGGTGGATGGTCGCAACGTGGTGCCTGATGTGCATGAGGTGCTGGAGCGAATGGCAGCGTTTGCGCAGCAGGTACGCAGCGGCAGCTGGCTCGGGCACACCGGCAAGCCCATCCGCGCCATCGTAAATATCGGCATCGGTGGCAGTGACCTGGGCCCGGTCATGGCGTATGAGGCGCTGCGGCACTATGCGCAGCGCGAACTGACCGTGCGCTTCGTCTCGAACGTGGACGGCACGGACCTGGTCGAGAAGACCCGTGACCTGACGGCGGAAGAAACATTGTTTATCGTGTCCAGCAAGACCTTTACCACCCAGGAGACCATGGCCAATGCGCAGAGCGCCCGCGCGTGGCTGCTCTCCGCCCTGGGCGACGAGGCCGCGGTGGCCCGGCATTTCGTGGCCGTGTCCACCAACGCCGAGGCCGTGCAGAAGTTCGGGATCGACACGGCCAACATGTTCGAATTCTGGGACTGGGTGGGCGGGCGTTATTCGATGGACAGCGCCATCGGCCTGAGCCTGATGCTGGCCATCGGTCCGGACGGGTTCCGCGAACTGCTCTCGGGCTTTCACGACATGGACGAACACTTCCGCACCGCGCCGCTGGAGGCCAACCTGCCGGTGCTGATGGGCCTGCTGGGCGTCTGGTACAACAACTTCTTTGGGGCTGAGACCCTGGCCGTGCTGCCCTATGACCAGTACCTGGCCTATTTCCCGGCTTACCTGCAACAGCTGGACATGGAAAGCAACGGCAAGCACGTGACGCTGGACGGTCAGGAGGTCACCTACCAGACCGGACCGGTGGTCTGGGGCCAGCCGGGCACCAACGGCCAGCACGCCTTCTATCAGCTGATTCATCAGGGCACCAAGCTGATCCCCTGCGATTTCATCGCCTTTGCCCAGACCCTCAACCCCCTGCCCCTCCCCGGCGGCGCACCCCATCACGATCTGCTGATGGCCAACGTGTTCGCCCAGACCGAGGCTCTGGCCTTCGGCAAGACGCTGGAGGAAGTGCTGGCCGAAGGGGTGGACGCCGCGCTTGCCCCGCACCGCGTCTTCGACGGCAACCGGCCTACCAGCACCCTGCTCGTCGACCGGCTGACCCCACGCACGCTGGGCGCATTGATCGCGCTGTACGAGCACAAAGTCTTTGTGCAGGGCGTGATCTGGGACGTGAATTCCTTCGATCAGTGGGGGGTGGAACTCGGCAAGGTGCTGGCCAGGCGGATCGTGAAGGAGCTTGGGGCCGATGAGCCCGAGCTGAGTCACGACAGCAGCACCAACGCGCTGATCCGGCGCTACCGCGAGCGGCGCTGA